A portion of the Oscillospiraceae bacterium genome contains these proteins:
- a CDS encoding purine-nucleoside phosphorylase, producing the protein MEHLYEKAQESAEYIKAHTTKRPKIAVVLGSGLGNLTADFSETEELPYKDIPNFPVSTVAGHKGALLAGKLGEKEVYALEGRFHFYEGYSMKEVCYPFYVLKLLGVEQVVLTNACGGINREFAPGTLMLLTGFINMMGTNPLIGPNDERFGPRFPDMTEPYSLELRNLAKQTADELGISYKEGVYLGFMGPCYETAAEIRAFAGMGADAVGMSTVPETMVCNYLGMKVLAVSCITNMATGIQTVKHSHARVLEIANQAGETLCRWLGAVIQKVE; encoded by the coding sequence ATGGAACATCTCTATGAAAAAGCACAGGAGAGCGCCGAGTATATCAAAGCGCATACCACCAAACGCCCGAAAATCGCGGTCGTACTCGGCTCCGGTCTTGGCAACCTGACCGCAGACTTTTCCGAGACGGAAGAACTGCCCTATAAAGACATCCCGAACTTTCCAGTGTCCACAGTGGCAGGCCACAAAGGTGCGTTGCTGGCAGGCAAGCTGGGCGAGAAAGAGGTCTATGCGCTGGAAGGACGGTTCCACTTTTATGAAGGCTACTCCATGAAGGAAGTCTGCTACCCGTTCTATGTCCTGAAACTGCTGGGCGTGGAGCAGGTGGTGCTGACCAACGCCTGCGGCGGCATCAACCGGGAGTTTGCGCCGGGCACTCTGATGCTCCTCACCGGCTTCATCAACATGATGGGTACGAACCCGCTCATCGGCCCCAACGACGAGCGCTTCGGCCCGCGTTTCCCGGACATGACCGAGCCGTACAGTCTGGAACTGCGGAATCTCGCCAAACAGACCGCCGACGAGCTGGGCATTTCCTACAAAGAGGGCGTTTATCTGGGCTTCATGGGCCCCTGCTACGAAACGGCCGCCGAGATCCGTGCCTTTGCGGGCATGGGGGCCGATGCTGTGGGCATGAGCACCGTGCCGGAAACCATGGTCTGCAATTATCTGGGTATGAAGGTGCTGGCCGTCAGCTGTATCACGAATATGGCTACCGGCATCCAGACGGTGAAGCACAGCCACGCCCGTGTGCTGGAAATCGCCAATCAGGCCGGGGAGACCCTGTGCCGCTGGCTGGGCGCGGTGATCCAGAAGGTGGAATAA
- a CDS encoding Hsp20/alpha crystallin family protein, translating to MFMPAVFHENLFDDLFDPFWNDGALERAMNREERETFGKRGANMMKTDVKQTENGYDVAVDLPGCKKEDVQMELNDGYLTIQAVRNHSNDEKDEKGHYIRRETFSGTCARSFYVGDAVKKEDIHAKFEDGILHIQLPAPQQQKALPVNPNLIEIE from the coding sequence ATGTTTATGCCTGCTGTTTTCCATGAGAATCTGTTCGATGATCTCTTTGATCCGTTCTGGAACGATGGTGCGCTGGAGCGTGCGATGAACCGTGAAGAGCGTGAGACCTTCGGTAAGCGCGGTGCAAACATGATGAAGACCGATGTGAAGCAGACCGAGAACGGCTACGATGTGGCCGTGGACCTGCCGGGCTGCAAGAAGGAAGACGTTCAGATGGAACTGAACGACGGTTACCTGACCATTCAGGCCGTCCGTAATCACAGCAATGATGAGAAGGATGAGAAGGGTCATTACATCCGCCGCGAGACCTTCTCCGGCACCTGCGCCCGCAGCTTCTATGTGGGCGATGCCGTGAAGAAAGAGGATATCCACGCAAAGTTCGAGGATGGTATCCTTCACATCCAGCTGCCTGCACCCCAGCAGCAGAAGGCTTTGCCTGTGAACCCCAACCTCATCGAAATCGAATAA
- a CDS encoding desulfoferrodoxin family protein, translating to MSAKFYICDHCGNLITTLHDAGVPMLCCGEKMRELIPNTVEASGEKHLPVAERSGSTLTVTVGAVEHPMVDVHHIQWLYVETAQGGHIRYLHPGEAPRAAFELGDETPVAVYAYCNLHGLWTTKL from the coding sequence ATGAGTGCAAAGTTTTACATCTGTGACCACTGTGGCAACCTTATCACCACGCTCCACGATGCAGGCGTTCCGATGCTCTGCTGCGGCGAAAAGATGCGGGAACTGATCCCCAATACCGTGGAAGCCAGCGGAGAAAAGCATTTGCCGGTGGCCGAACGTTCCGGCAGCACCCTCACCGTCACGGTGGGCGCGGTGGAGCATCCGATGGTGGATGTCCACCATATCCAGTGGCTCTATGTGGAAACGGCGCAGGGCGGCCACATCCGTTATCTCCATCCGGGCGAGGCACCCAGAGCGGCTTTTGAGCTGGGCGACGAGACACCGGTGGCGGTCTATGCCTACTGCAATCTGCATGGCCTGTGGACGACAAAACTCTGA
- a CDS encoding DUF3343 domain-containing protein yields MRAKKPYQVLTFYTTSAVMELEAFCKQNGIPGRLIPVPRELSAGCGIAWRMEPDAYRQHSGLLAECPVEIEQTKEVLL; encoded by the coding sequence ATGAGAGCAAAAAAGCCCTATCAGGTTTTGACATTCTACACTACTTCTGCGGTCATGGAACTGGAAGCCTTTTGCAAACAGAACGGGATTCCCGGCAGGCTGATCCCTGTTCCGCGGGAACTTTCTGCTGGCTGCGGGATCGCATGGCGGATGGAACCGGATGCGTACCGACAGCATTCCGGCCTGCTTGCAGAGTGCCCTGTTGAAATCGAACAGACCAAAGAAGTTCTGCTATAA
- a CDS encoding sulfurtransferase TusA family protein: MAEFVEVDVRGLSCPEPVLLTMDAMEKHPGEMIRVLGDEAHTRKNIEKMLEYEHKDGQTTTRADGCFEITFQA, translated from the coding sequence ATGGCTGAATTTGTTGAAGTGGACGTTCGCGGCCTTTCCTGCCCGGAACCGGTGTTGCTGACGATGGATGCGATGGAAAAGCATCCGGGCGAGATGATCCGCGTTCTCGGTGATGAAGCGCACACCCGCAAAAACATTGAAAAAATGCTGGAATATGAACACAAGGACGGTCAGACGACCACGCGGGCGGATGGCTGTTTTGAGATCACCTTTCAGGCATAA
- the yedE gene encoding YedE family putative selenium transporter translates to MKLFDKTWKLALSGVVIGLLVMLLAMSGNPANMAICVACFIRDAAGALKLHTAAPVQYFRPEIVGFVCGSFLISIATKEYRSTAGSAPMVRFLLGAVMMIGALVFLGCPLRMVLRMSAGDLNAYVALIGFAGGVATGSCFLKKGFSLGRAYETKPLSGAVLPVLLAALLVIGVATGAYAASTEGPGSKHAPLLLALVVALVIGALAQKSRMCFAGSIRDVILMKNFDLLSIIAALFAVVTVYNIATGNFHLSFSGQPIAHSQHLWNILGMYVVGFAAVLAGGCPLRQLILAGQGSSDSAVTFLGMLLGAAFAHNFNLVGSAAKAATATDAAVPGGPAMPGKIAVIVCIVLLFVIAATNLRRKKAAK, encoded by the coding sequence ATGAAATTATTCGACAAAACATGGAAGCTGGCCTTGTCCGGTGTGGTCATCGGACTTCTGGTCATGCTTCTGGCCATGTCTGGCAACCCGGCCAACATGGCAATCTGCGTGGCCTGTTTCATCCGCGACGCGGCAGGTGCGCTCAAACTGCACACCGCTGCACCCGTTCAGTATTTCCGCCCTGAGATCGTCGGCTTTGTCTGCGGCTCGTTCCTGATTTCCATAGCAACCAAAGAGTATCGCTCTACCGCCGGTTCTGCGCCGATGGTGCGTTTTCTGCTGGGTGCCGTTATGATGATCGGTGCACTGGTCTTTCTGGGCTGCCCGCTGCGCATGGTGCTTCGGATGTCTGCCGGTGACCTGAATGCGTATGTGGCGCTCATCGGCTTTGCCGGCGGTGTCGCCACTGGCTCCTGCTTCTTGAAAAAAGGCTTTTCTCTGGGAAGAGCCTATGAAACCAAGCCGCTCAGCGGTGCGGTGCTGCCGGTTCTGCTGGCTGCTCTGCTGGTGATCGGTGTGGCAACGGGTGCTTATGCGGCAAGCACGGAAGGCCCCGGCAGCAAGCACGCTCCGCTGCTGCTGGCACTGGTGGTCGCATTGGTCATCGGTGCCCTCGCACAGAAAAGCCGTATGTGCTTTGCCGGAAGCATCCGCGATGTGATTCTGATGAAGAATTTCGACCTGCTCAGCATTATTGCCGCGCTGTTTGCGGTCGTGACCGTTTACAATATTGCCACCGGCAATTTCCATCTGAGCTTCTCCGGCCAGCCCATTGCACATTCGCAGCATCTGTGGAACATCCTTGGCATGTACGTTGTCGGTTTTGCAGCGGTATTGGCCGGTGGCTGCCCGCTGCGTCAGCTGATCCTTGCAGGGCAGGGTTCCTCCGACAGCGCGGTAACGTTCCTCGGTATGCTTCTGGGTGCCGCTTTTGCACACAATTTTAATCTGGTCGGCAGCGCCGCCAAAGCTGCCACAGCGACCGATGCCGCTGTTCCCGGCGGCCCGGCCATGCCCGGCAAGATTGCAGTCATCGTTTGCATTGTACTGTTGTTTGTGATTGCAGCAACCAACCTGCGCCGTAAAAAAGCGGCAAAGTGA
- a CDS encoding selenium metabolism-associated LysR family transcriptional regulator gives MDIRQLEAFVYTVKYQSFSLAAQKLYLSQPTVSSHINNLEKELHTQLLKRTTKSLSVTPAGQTLYNYAAEILNLQQKAILELSDKNQKLLHIGVSSVPSLYLLPELLSAYHQEMPDVRFRTSCSDSLDVIRKVTDGTCDIGLVGTKISDTPCRFLPVTSDELVIAAPATPHFQACLELKDPVSMLLKEPFLLREDTSGTKQETLYYLKNRGLSLDDLNVIAVMDDAASLIRCITLGMGISILSRATVQNDAQFGKLLIIPLEQSAFLRKLYIVYSSTQFMSEQTAHFFAFMKQFYAIS, from the coding sequence ATGGATATCCGCCAACTGGAAGCCTTTGTGTATACCGTAAAATACCAGAGTTTTTCCCTTGCGGCTCAAAAGCTTTATCTTTCGCAGCCGACCGTCAGTTCGCATATCAACAATCTGGAAAAAGAACTTCATACGCAGCTTTTGAAGCGAACGACCAAGAGTTTGTCGGTTACGCCCGCAGGGCAGACCCTTTACAACTACGCAGCCGAGATCCTGAATCTCCAGCAGAAAGCAATTCTGGAACTTTCCGATAAAAATCAGAAGCTGCTGCACATCGGTGTTTCCTCCGTTCCGTCCCTCTATCTTCTGCCGGAACTGCTGTCGGCGTACCATCAGGAAATGCCGGATGTCCGCTTCCGTACCAGCTGCTCGGACAGTCTGGATGTCATTCGGAAAGTAACAGATGGAACCTGCGATATCGGACTGGTTGGCACGAAAATTTCGGATACACCCTGCCGCTTTCTGCCGGTCACTTCGGATGAACTTGTGATCGCGGCCCCGGCTACACCGCATTTTCAGGCCTGTCTGGAATTGAAAGATCCGGTTTCCATGCTGCTGAAAGAACCATTTCTCCTGCGGGAGGATACTTCGGGGACAAAACAGGAAACGCTCTATTATCTGAAAAACCGGGGGCTTTCGCTGGACGATCTGAATGTGATCGCTGTGATGGATGATGCCGCTTCGCTGATCCGCTGCATCACACTGGGGATGGGCATCTCCATCCTTTCCCGCGCAACGGTTCAGAACGACGCGCAGTTTGGAAAGCTGTTGATCATTCCTCTGGAACAGTCGGCTTTCTTGCGGAAACTCTATATCGTGTATTCCTCCACACAGTTTATGTCGGAACAGACGGCGCACTTTTTTGCGTTTATGAAGCAGTTCTATGCCATTTCCTGA
- a CDS encoding SLC13 family permease, which translates to MKRLRLFKFFKQETVLSVAAVLAVLSMFFVPPDADYLGYIDLRTLAILFSLMTIMAGLRRQGVFDRMGRALLAWTGSTLQLVLVLVGLCFFGSMVITNDVSLLTFVPFTFVVLSGLAPDTRRALTIPVVCMQTIAANLGSMLTPIGNPQNLYLYGKSGMSMAEFLLLMFPYTVVSLLLLVGWAVAVCRKQESSCIGALPEQPNITADRKIILLDAVLFAVCLLAVVRVLPYGVAFAAVLVCTLCADRSTLRNVDYSLLLTFVAFFVFIGNLGRIPAFSGWLQAILAGREVLVAVLASQVTSNVPAALLLSGFTDKTAALIIGTNLGGLGTLIASMASLISYRQIARELPEEKGRYFKLFTLSNLIFLVILLAEWRIIGR; encoded by the coding sequence ATGAAGAGGCTTCGCCTCTTCAAGTTCTTCAAACAGGAGACCGTTCTTTCGGTCGCCGCAGTGCTGGCCGTGCTCTCCATGTTCTTTGTGCCGCCGGATGCAGACTACCTCGGTTACATCGACCTGCGCACGCTCGCCATTCTGTTTTCCCTGATGACCATCATGGCCGGGCTGCGGCGGCAGGGCGTTTTTGACCGGATGGGCCGGGCGCTGTTGGCATGGACCGGCAGCACCTTGCAGCTGGTGCTCGTTCTGGTCGGACTGTGCTTCTTCGGGAGCATGGTCATCACCAACGATGTTTCCTTGCTGACCTTTGTGCCTTTTACATTTGTGGTACTGAGCGGCCTTGCGCCGGACACCCGCCGGGCGCTGACCATCCCAGTGGTGTGCATGCAGACCATCGCGGCCAACCTTGGCAGTATGCTCACGCCCATCGGCAACCCACAGAACCTCTACCTCTACGGCAAAAGCGGAATGAGCATGGCGGAGTTCCTCCTGCTCATGTTCCCCTACACGGTCGTTTCGCTGCTGCTTCTGGTGGGCTGGGCGGTCGCGGTCTGCCGCAAACAGGAATCCTCCTGCATCGGTGCGCTCCCGGAGCAGCCGAACATCACCGCAGACCGGAAAATCATCCTGCTGGATGCGGTGCTGTTTGCGGTCTGTCTGCTGGCGGTCGTCCGGGTATTGCCCTACGGCGTTGCCTTTGCCGCTGTGCTGGTCTGTACCCTCTGCGCTGACCGCTCCACTCTCCGCAATGTGGATTACTCCCTGCTGCTGACCTTTGTGGCATTCTTCGTTTTCATCGGCAATCTGGGGCGCATCCCGGCCTTTTCGGGCTGGTTGCAAGCCATCCTCGCCGGGCGGGAAGTGCTGGTGGCAGTTCTGGCTTCGCAGGTCACCAGCAATGTTCCCGCTGCCCTGCTCCTGTCCGGGTTCACCGATAAAACCGCCGCGCTCATTATCGGCACGAATCTCGGCGGCCTTGGCACCCTGATCGCGTCCATGGCCAGCCTGATTTCCTACCGCCAGATCGCGCGGGAGCTGCCGGAGGAAAAAGGCCGCTACTTCAAGCTGTTCACCCTGTCCAACCTGATTTTTCTGGTAATCCTGCTGGCTGAATGGAGGATCATCGGGCGATAA
- a CDS encoding transposase gives MVQIHRLNVSLSQGCRGQIKRDHAAVDEQAALDDLETFVQNWDNKYPKIAKSWRENWANLST, from the coding sequence GTGGTGCAAATCCACCGCCTGAATGTTTCCCTTTCTCAGGGGTGCCGGGGGCAAATTAAGAGAGACCATGCTGCAGTGGACGAGCAGGCTGCTCTGGACGATTTGGAGACCTTCGTGCAGAACTGGGACAATAAATACCCCAAAATCGCAAAGTCGTGGCGGGAAAACTGGGCCAACCTCAGTACCTAA
- a CDS encoding TetR/AcrR family transcriptional regulator → MNLNATSKANILKTSREIIQQNGWAGVNIRSVAAACGVSVGCIYNYFTSKTELLSATVESIWSDIFHHPEDEVVFQDTLSCVRWMYQQLEDGCQRYPGFFTHHALGFVRQDTADGKQQMQRAWRHILEALCVVLQNDTKIRADAFTEEFTVEKFADILFSLMLSALVRQDFDPSTVLEIVRRAIY, encoded by the coding sequence ATGAATCTAAATGCAACGTCAAAAGCGAATATCCTAAAAACCAGCCGGGAGATTATCCAGCAAAACGGATGGGCAGGTGTGAACATCCGCTCGGTGGCCGCTGCCTGTGGGGTCTCGGTGGGGTGCATCTACAATTACTTTACATCCAAGACCGAACTGCTGAGTGCTACAGTGGAAAGCATCTGGAGCGATATCTTCCACCATCCGGAGGACGAAGTGGTTTTTCAAGATACCTTGTCCTGCGTCCGGTGGATGTATCAGCAGCTGGAGGACGGCTGCCAGCGGTATCCGGGCTTTTTTACCCACCATGCGCTGGGCTTTGTCCGGCAGGATACTGCCGACGGCAAACAGCAGATGCAGCGTGCATGGCGGCACATTCTGGAAGCCCTGTGTGTGGTGCTGCAGAATGATACCAAGATCCGGGCCGACGCCTTCACAGAGGAGTTTACCGTTGAAAAGTTTGCGGATATACTCTTCTCTCTGATGCTGTCTGCCCTAGTGCGGCAGGACTTTGACCCCTCTACCGTGCTGGAGATCGTCCGGCGAGCCATCTACTAA
- a CDS encoding Hsp20/alpha crystallin family protein: MFMPAVFHENLFDDLFDPFWNDGALERAMNREERETFGKRGANMMKTDVKQTENGYDVAVDLPGCKKEDVQMELNDGYLTIQAVRNHSNDEKDEKGRYIRRETFSGTCARSFYVGDAVKKEDIHAKFEDGILHIQLPAPQQQKALPVNPNLIEIE, from the coding sequence ATGTTTATGCCTGCTGTTTTCCATGAGAATCTGTTCGATGATCTCTTTGATCCGTTTTGGAACGATGGTGCGCTGGAGCGTGCGATGAATCGTGAAGAGCGCGAGACCTTTGGTAAGCGCGGTGCAAACATGATGAAGACCGATGTGAAGCAGACCGAGAACGGCTACGATGTGGCTGTTGACCTGCCGGGCTGCAAGAAGGAAGACGTTCAGATGGAACTGAACGACGGCTACCTGACCATTCAGGCCGTCCGTAATCACAGCAATGATGAGAAGGATGAGAAGGGTCGTTACATCCGCCGCGAGACCTTCTCCGGCACCTGCGCCCGCAGCTTCTATGTGGGCGATGCCGTAAAGAAAGAGGATATCCACGCAAAGTTCGAGGATGGCATCCTGCACATCCAGCTGCCTGCACCCCAGCAGCAGAAGGCTCTGCCTGTGAACCCCAACCTCATCGAAATCGAATAA
- a CDS encoding LacI family DNA-binding transcriptional regulator → MAVTIKDIAAAAGVSPSTVSRTCKDSPSISRDTKERIRRIMAQMGYEPNFEAEPSEAFSKTIGIILPSSQRDVYENAFHLEIIRGIGQFCNQRRYVNTVITGEDDAEVLDAIQSMVANTQADGFILLYSKKDCPVAAYLRSEGLLHVIVGKAAQSANQTIYIDNDNALAGEEATDYLFEMGHRRIAYFGVSNAMLFSAERKRGYQMSLLKHGITPREGDCVEIDTLNDSYEPALKALLTAPDRPTAVLVSDDILAVVLEQFCSKLGLRIPKDLSIVSFNNSLFSRITNPPLTTVDVNPYQLGIEAASQTINHIENPNLLATKIIVPHQLIVRESCCPPPENRTAALPGGAL, encoded by the coding sequence ATGGCAGTCACGATCAAAGATATTGCGGCCGCTGCGGGCGTTTCGCCGTCCACGGTCTCCCGCACCTGCAAGGACAGCCCATCCATCAGCCGGGACACAAAAGAACGCATCCGCCGCATCATGGCGCAGATGGGCTATGAACCAAATTTTGAGGCTGAACCGTCCGAAGCATTTTCCAAGACCATCGGCATCATCCTGCCTTCCTCCCAGCGGGACGTATATGAAAATGCCTTTCATCTGGAGATCATCCGGGGCATCGGGCAGTTCTGCAACCAGCGCCGTTATGTAAACACCGTCATCACCGGCGAGGACGATGCCGAAGTGCTGGATGCTATCCAGAGCATGGTAGCCAACACGCAGGCCGATGGATTCATCCTGCTCTACTCCAAAAAAGATTGTCCGGTGGCTGCCTATCTGCGCAGCGAGGGTCTGCTTCACGTTATCGTGGGCAAGGCAGCGCAGTCGGCCAACCAAACCATCTATATCGACAATGACAACGCACTGGCGGGCGAGGAAGCCACCGACTATCTCTTCGAGATGGGACATCGCCGCATCGCCTATTTTGGGGTCAGCAATGCCATGCTGTTTTCTGCCGAGCGGAAACGCGGCTATCAGATGTCTCTGCTCAAGCACGGCATCACCCCGCGGGAAGGGGACTGTGTGGAGATCGACACCCTGAATGATTCCTATGAACCCGCCCTGAAAGCGCTGCTTACCGCCCCTGACCGCCCTACAGCGGTTCTGGTCAGCGATGACATTCTTGCGGTGGTACTGGAACAGTTCTGCAGCAAGCTGGGCCTGCGCATCCCGAAAGATCTGTCCATCGTATCCTTTAACAACTCGCTGTTCTCCCGCATCACCAACCCGCCGCTGACGACCGTGGACGTCAATCCCTATCAGCTTGGCATTGAGGCGGCAAGCCAGACCATCAACCACATCGAGAACCCCAACCTGCTGGCCACCAAGATCATCGTGCCGCATCAGCTCATCGTACGGGAAAGCTGCTGCCCACCGCCGGAAAATCGCACGGCTGCCTTGCCCGGCGGGGCACTGTGA
- a CDS encoding endonuclease/exonuclease/phosphatase family protein — MKLLTLNTHSLIEPAYEAKRDAFVEFIRKEQPDVFALQEVNQTAAAPLLADVPAGYYPCPGNMVLLKADNHAAAVARMLEEAGCAYHWSWLPAKIGYDRYDEGMAVFSRAPITAAENLLLSQINDYNNWKTRRALGICAGDVWYYTVHLGWWKDEEEPFADQWNILAAAAGAKPLAFLLGDFNSEADVRGEGYDLILRSGWQDTYRLARQRDDGYTVVQAIDGWRDAPDAAAQKRIDQIWCSQTVPVHSSRVVFGGKQEPRVSDHAGVLIEVER, encoded by the coding sequence ATGAAACTGCTGACATTGAATACCCACAGCCTCATCGAACCGGCATATGAGGCCAAGCGGGATGCTTTTGTGGAGTTTATCCGAAAGGAACAGCCGGATGTGTTCGCCCTGCAGGAGGTGAACCAGACCGCCGCTGCGCCGCTGCTGGCAGATGTCCCGGCAGGGTACTATCCCTGCCCCGGCAATATGGTGCTGCTGAAAGCGGATAACCATGCCGCTGCGGTGGCCCGGATGCTGGAAGAAGCGGGCTGTGCCTACCATTGGAGCTGGCTCCCGGCCAAGATCGGCTACGACAGATACGACGAGGGCATGGCGGTATTCAGCCGGGCACCCATCACCGCCGCCGAGAACCTGCTGCTGAGCCAAATCAACGATTACAACAACTGGAAGACCCGCCGGGCGCTGGGCATCTGTGCAGGAGATGTCTGGTACTATACGGTGCATCTGGGCTGGTGGAAGGACGAGGAAGAGCCCTTTGCCGACCAGTGGAACATTCTGGCGGCGGCAGCCGGTGCAAAACCGCTGGCGTTCCTGCTGGGCGATTTCAACAGCGAGGCCGATGTGCGGGGCGAGGGGTATGACCTCATCCTCCGCAGCGGCTGGCAGGATACCTACCGGCTGGCCCGGCAGCGGGATGACGGCTATACCGTCGTGCAGGCCATTGACGGCTGGCGGGATGCTCCGGACGCGGCTGCCCAAAAACGCATTGACCAGATCTGGTGCTCCCAGACGGTGCCGGTGCACAGCAGCCGGGTGGTATTCGGCGGAAAACAGGAGCCTCGGGTCTCCGACCATGCGGGCGTTCTGATCGAAGTAGAACGATAA
- the malQ gene encoding 4-alpha-glucanotransferase: MQRSAGILLPVSSLPSPYGIGCFSQEAYDFVDWLKDAGQTYWQILPLGVTSYGDSPYQSFSAFAGNPYFISLDELVKEGVLTAEECKKAKFGRKADDIDYSQLYKERGRLLRLAYSRSDIGHNAEFAAFCEQNKWWLDDFALFMAVKDRFEGKPWIEWAEDIRLRWQNAMDYYRRELYFEVEYYKYLQFKFDQQWRALKAYANEKGIRIIGDIPIYVALDSADAWANPQMFQLDEDNIPTAVAGVPPDGFSPTGQLWGNPLYRWEKHRETGYQWWITRLWYCFELYDVVRIDHFRGFDEYFSIPYGSETAAPGHWEKGPGIELFRAVEQALGKREIIAEDLGYMSETVRQLVRDSGFPGMKVLEFAFDSRDTGSASDYLPHNYPVNSVAYTGTHDNETLVSWYQTITSAERALVRDYLYDYATPEAQLYKSMIALIFRSAAATCIIPMQDWLGLNNSARINKPSTVGENWRWRLKKSQLTPRLQKEICSITTRYGRMNWA; encoded by the coding sequence ATGCAGAGAAGTGCAGGCATTTTACTGCCCGTCAGCAGTCTGCCGTCCCCCTACGGCATCGGCTGCTTTTCGCAGGAAGCATACGATTTTGTAGATTGGCTGAAGGACGCCGGGCAGACCTACTGGCAGATCCTGCCGCTGGGTGTGACCAGCTACGGCGACAGCCCGTATCAGAGCTTTTCCGCCTTTGCTGGCAACCCCTATTTCATCAGTCTGGATGAGCTGGTCAAAGAGGGTGTGCTCACGGCAGAAGAGTGCAAAAAGGCAAAGTTCGGCCGCAAGGCGGACGATATCGACTACAGCCAGCTCTACAAGGAGCGGGGCCGCCTGCTCCGGCTGGCCTACTCCCGCAGCGACATCGGCCACAATGCGGAGTTTGCGGCCTTCTGTGAACAGAACAAGTGGTGGCTGGATGACTTTGCCCTGTTCATGGCGGTGAAGGATCGCTTTGAGGGCAAGCCGTGGATCGAGTGGGCGGAGGATATCCGCCTGCGCTGGCAGAATGCCATGGACTACTACCGCCGGGAATTGTATTTTGAGGTGGAGTATTACAAATATCTCCAGTTCAAATTCGACCAGCAGTGGCGCGCACTAAAGGCTTACGCCAACGAAAAGGGCATCCGCATCATCGGCGATATCCCCATCTATGTGGCACTGGATTCTGCCGATGCATGGGCGAACCCGCAGATGTTCCAGCTGGATGAGGACAACATTCCCACCGCTGTGGCAGGTGTTCCGCCGGATGGTTTTTCGCCCACCGGCCAGCTCTGGGGCAATCCGCTCTACCGCTGGGAAAAGCACCGGGAAACGGGCTATCAGTGGTGGATCACCCGCTTGTGGTATTGCTTTGAACTGTACGATGTGGTTCGCATCGACCACTTCCGCGGTTTCGACGAGTATTTTTCCATTCCCTACGGCAGTGAAACTGCGGCACCCGGCCACTGGGAAAAAGGCCCTGGCATCGAGCTGTTCCGTGCGGTGGAGCAGGCACTGGGCAAGCGGGAGATCATTGCCGAGGATCTGGGCTATATGAGCGAGACTGTCCGGCAGCTGGTGCGGGACAGCGGCTTCCCCGGCATGAAGGTGCTGGAATTTGCCTTCGATTCCCGCGACACCGGCAGTGCCAGCGATTACCTGCCCCATAATTACCCGGTGAACAGCGTGGCCTACACCGGCACCCACGACAACGAAACACTGGTGTCGTGGTACCAGACCATCACCTCTGCCGAACGTGCACTGGTGCGGGATTATCTGTACGATTATGCCACGCCGGAAGCGCAGCTCTATAAGAGCATGATCGCCCTTATCTTCCGCAGTGCCGCCGCTACCTGCATCATCCCCATGCAGGACTGGCTGGGACTGAACAATTCTGCCCGTATCAATAAGCCCTCCACCGTAGGCGAGAACTGGCGCTGGCGGCTAAAAAAGAGCCAGCTGACCCCAAGGCTGCAAAAAGAAATTTGCAGTATCACCACCCGCTATGGCCGGATGAACTGGGCATAA
- a CDS encoding GNAT family N-acetyltransferase: MSEITIRPMVPEDWDDVARIYLEGIATEHATFQTDCPPYAAWDASHTKECRLVILADGVLAGWAALHRVDPRWCYRGVAEVSIYVGERFRGKGLGSQLLNALCADAEKAGYWTLQSTVLQDNTASRALHTKCGFRLVGRRERIARDCHGRWLDTYLMERRAKADEPEGIKKL; encoded by the coding sequence ATGAGTGAAATAACGATCCGGCCCATGGTGCCGGAGGACTGGGACGATGTGGCCCGGATCTATCTGGAAGGCATTGCCACCGAGCACGCCACCTTCCAGACCGACTGTCCGCCCTATGCCGCGTGGGACGCCTCCCACACCAAAGAGTGTCGGCTGGTCATTCTGGCCGACGGCGTGCTGGCCGGGTGGGCTGCCCTTCACCGGGTAGATCCCCGCTGGTGCTACCGGGGCGTGGCCGAGGTGAGCATTTATGTGGGCGAGCGCTTCCGTGGGAAGGGACTGGGCTCCCAGCTCCTGAACGCTCTGTGCGCTGACGCCGAGAAGGCAGGCTACTGGACCCTGCAGTCCACCGTGCTGCAGGACAACACGGCCAGCCGCGCCCTGCACACTAAATGCGGGTTCCGTCTGGTAGGGCGGCGGGAGCGTATTGCGCGTGACTGCCACGGCCGCTGGCTGGACACCTACCTGATGGAGCGCCGCGCTAAAGCCGATGAGCCGGAGGGCATCAAAAAACTGTAA